A genome region from bacterium SCSIO 12844 includes the following:
- a CDS encoding arginine deiminase: protein MASHVKNIENKTISSPIDIQITSEIAKLKCVLLRRPANELNNLTPEMLDQLLFDDIPFLENAQLEHDAFAQTLEDLGVNVVYLEKLVGDVLSDKALNIEFIHRFLKVSNITEPKLINALTEYLSDYSGQTLCQKLMAGLKKTELDYYDTSLSGQVNVTDLFWLQPIPNLYFTRDPATSFGNMISLNKMSTKTRQRESLFIESIFKHHPQYKHNKLLDMNNAKASIEGGDILVLDETTLAIGVSQRTDTQAIENLCQELFYNLDYQNHHKIKKVLAFHIPSSRAFMHLDTVLTQVDANKLIMHQGVAEETKVYKLTPSKHKGLTCRLLTGSVESILSAELDKDIQIIYCGGRDSITGSREQWSDGANTLAVAPGEVLVYQRNQKTNQILENFGIKVHKIPCSELSRGRGGPRCMSMPLVRSI, encoded by the coding sequence ATGGCATCTCATGTAAAGAATATAGAGAATAAGACAATTTCATCTCCTATTGATATTCAAATAACAAGCGAGATAGCAAAACTTAAGTGTGTATTATTAAGAAGGCCTGCAAATGAGTTAAATAATTTAACCCCTGAGATGTTAGATCAATTATTATTTGATGACATTCCGTTTTTAGAGAATGCTCAATTAGAACATGATGCATTTGCGCAAACATTAGAAGATTTGGGTGTAAATGTTGTTTATTTGGAAAAATTAGTTGGTGATGTATTAAGTGATAAAGCACTCAATATTGAGTTTATTCATCGGTTTTTGAAAGTATCAAATATCACCGAACCAAAATTAATTAATGCATTAACAGAATATTTAAGTGATTATTCAGGCCAAACGTTATGCCAAAAGCTAATGGCAGGTCTTAAAAAAACCGAGTTAGATTATTATGATACAAGTTTAAGTGGCCAAGTAAATGTAACGGATTTATTTTGGTTACAGCCAATTCCAAACTTATATTTTACTCGAGATCCAGCAACAAGTTTTGGAAATATGATATCTTTAAATAAAATGTCTACTAAGACACGTCAACGAGAAAGCCTATTTATTGAAAGTATTTTTAAGCACCACCCACAATATAAACATAATAAATTACTTGATATGAATAATGCAAAAGCATCAATTGAAGGCGGTGATATTTTAGTATTGGATGAAACAACTTTAGCAATTGGTGTCTCTCAAAGAACCGATACACAGGCAATTGAAAATTTATGTCAGGAACTTTTTTATAACTTAGACTATCAAAACCATCATAAAATAAAGAAAGTATTGGCATTTCATATACCATCTTCTCGAGCATTTATGCATTTGGATACGGTATTAACACAAGTTGATGCAAATAAACTAATCATGCATCAAGGTGTTGCAGAAGAAACAAAAGTTTATAAGTTAACACCATCTAAACATAAAGGGCTTACTTGTAGGCTTTTAACTGGTTCTGTTGAAAGTATTTTATCTGCGGAATTAGATAAAGATATTCAAATTATTTATTGTGGTGGGCGAGATAGTATTACTGGTTCTAGGGAGCAATGGAGTGATGGCGCAAATACATTAGCAGTAGCGCCAGGTGAGGTACTTGTTTACCAAAGAAATCAAAAGACCAATCAAATATTAGAAAATTTTGGAATTAAAGTGCATAAAATACCATGCTCAGAACTTTCTCGAGGACGAGGTGGGCCTAGATGTATGTCTATGCCACTAGTTAGATCAATATAA
- a CDS encoding OmpA family protein: MTMKINKLVGVLAAVLLAGCATQKGAPIVDADGNAYGPDGSSNSVSSHGLGEQGKTFSGEELAKYNSMINDSQDYTDQQKLEMVQKLSQMPVTVYFAFNSYYLKKSSRDNLDKVASFLVEYPKQIVRIEGHTDPRGSESYNLNLGQKRADSAKDYLLKHGVSKDQICTVSFGELKPAASPDDFGGDWKKAYDLDRRDVLVYGQSCEGVS, from the coding sequence ATGACTATGAAAATAAATAAGTTAGTTGGCGTATTGGCAGCTGTATTATTAGCAGGGTGTGCAACTCAGAAAGGTGCGCCAATTGTTGATGCTGATGGCAATGCTTATGGGCCAGATGGTAGTAGTAATAGCGTCTCATCTCATGGTTTAGGAGAGCAAGGTAAAACATTTAGTGGGGAAGAGTTAGCTAAATATAATAGTATGATCAATGATTCACAAGACTATACGGATCAACAAAAATTAGAAATGGTTCAAAAGTTAAGCCAAATGCCTGTAACTGTTTATTTTGCATTTAATAGTTATTATTTGAAAAAATCCTCCAGAGATAATTTAGATAAAGTGGCGAGCTTTTTAGTTGAATATCCAAAACAAATTGTACGCATTGAAGGCCATACTGACCCACGTGGTAGCGAGAGTTATAATTTAAATCTAGGCCAAAAGCGTGCTGATAGTGCAAAAGATTATTTACTTAAACATGGCGTTTCTAAAGATCAGATATGTACTGTCAGTTTTGGTGAGTTAAAACCTGCAGCATCTCCGGATGATTTTGGTGGTGATTGGAAAAAAGCTTATGATTTAGATCGCCGTGATGTATTAGTCTATGGTCAGTCATGCGAAGGTGTTAGTTAA
- the ybgF gene encoding tol-pal system protein YbgF: MAINQAIKKIALPLVISLSLSTNVFAATNEQLQNQVNQLNTKVRQLENQINYLMDRLEKYNQYQSSIDNLRNQIEVNNHKIQTTDDKITQTNKVYDQKLSDVQKDLSAQIKKVEAQKLRDPQDVAYEKAYNLMLKRQYKSALKGFSDYVNSYYNGRYYSKSLYYMGVLYLADGKVSSAKSKFKRIVDRYPKSEKYPDSLVQLGAICRVEGNTKLAKSYFNKVIKNYPNSKAANLAKTELKKIKS, encoded by the coding sequence ATGGCTATTAATCAAGCAATCAAAAAAATAGCCTTGCCTTTGGTGATTAGTTTAAGCTTATCAACAAATGTATTTGCTGCGACAAATGAGCAGCTTCAAAATCAAGTAAATCAGTTAAATACTAAAGTTAGGCAGTTAGAAAATCAAATTAATTATTTAATGGATCGGCTAGAGAAATATAATCAATATCAATCTAGTATTGATAATTTGCGTAATCAAATTGAAGTAAATAATCATAAGATTCAGACAACTGATGATAAAATTACACAAACAAATAAAGTCTATGATCAAAAGCTATCTGACGTTCAAAAAGATTTAAGTGCGCAGATTAAAAAAGTTGAAGCACAAAAGCTTAGAGATCCTCAAGATGTTGCTTATGAAAAAGCCTATAACCTAATGCTTAAGCGGCAATATAAAAGTGCATTAAAAGGCTTTAGTGACTATGTAAATAGTTATTATAATGGTAGGTATTATTCAAAAAGTCTTTATTATATGGGCGTACTTTATTTAGCTGATGGTAAAGTATCTTCAGCAAAAAGTAAGTTTAAGCGAATTGTCGATCGTTATCCAAAGAGTGAGAAGTATCCAGATTCGTTAGTACAACTAGGTGCTATTTGTCGTGTAGAAGGTAATACTAAATTAGCTAAATCTTATTTTAATAAAGTTATTAAAAACTATCCAAATTCAAAGGCAGCAAATTTAGCAAAAACAGAACTGAAAAAAATAAAATCTTAA
- the tolA gene encoding cell envelope integrity protein TolA, whose amino-acid sequence MMMHKKKFANSYKGLLQFEFSSRKTSSIALFVSVILHLIAAILLVIFLTNDQPQKKRTVSISVNPVANQSIVQASVVSSKAVNNELNRLDQIKEQKRQAEIQKQKQIQRQKYLQEQKRKKALAQAKAKAKLEAQKKKQLAEKKRQDELKKQKEDQAKKQQQLDSLKNLGLADIDQQITQANNAQRQAQIKAQNQQRLATEADRYKALIKQVIQSNWTDPESLSEDNVVWLKISLNLNGDVQSVSIYKSSGNAIFDRQAILAVKKAQQLPMPQSETLKKQFQNITLSFGGND is encoded by the coding sequence ATGATGATGCATAAAAAAAAGTTTGCCAATTCATATAAAGGATTATTGCAGTTTGAGTTTTCATCGCGTAAAACATCATCAATTGCATTATTTGTTTCTGTTATATTGCATTTAATTGCTGCTATTTTATTGGTTATATTTTTAACCAATGACCAACCACAAAAAAAACGCACAGTTTCTATCTCAGTTAACCCAGTAGCAAATCAATCAATCGTTCAAGCTTCTGTTGTCTCTTCTAAAGCGGTAAATAATGAGCTAAATCGTTTAGATCAAATCAAAGAACAAAAACGTCAGGCAGAAATTCAAAAACAAAAGCAAATCCAGCGCCAAAAATATCTTCAAGAGCAAAAACGTAAAAAAGCTTTAGCACAAGCTAAGGCTAAAGCAAAATTAGAAGCACAAAAGAAAAAGCAATTAGCAGAGAAAAAGCGCCAGGATGAATTAAAAAAACAAAAAGAAGATCAAGCTAAAAAACAACAGCAGTTAGACTCACTTAAAAATCTAGGTTTAGCAGACATTGATCAACAAATTACTCAAGCTAATAATGCACAAAGACAAGCTCAGATTAAAGCACAAAATCAACAACGTTTAGCGACCGAGGCTGATCGCTATAAAGCATTGATTAAGCAGGTAATTCAGTCTAACTGGACGGACCCTGAGTCACTATCAGAAGATAATGTTGTTTGGCTTAAAATTTCATTAAACTTAAATGGTGATGTTCAATCTGTCAGTATTTATAAGTCCAGTGGTAATGCGATTTTTGATCGACAAGCAATTTTAGCAGTTAAAAAAGCACAGCAATTGCCAATGCCACAGTCAGAAACATTAAAAAAACAATTTCAAAATATAACTTTAAGTTTTGGAGGAAATGATTGA
- the recA gene encoding recombinase RecA, protein MSDRTQALNAALSQIERQFGKGSIMRMGDQPKARDLEVISTGSLGLDVALGVGGLPKGRVVEIYGAESSGKTTLTLQAIAECQKQGGTAAFIDAEHALDPVYAEALGVKVDDLIVSQPDTGEQALEIVDMLVRSGACDIVIIDSVAALTPKAEIEGDMGDSHMGLQARLMSQALRKLTANIKRSNTLVVFINQIRMKIGVMFGNPETTTGGNALKFYASVRLEIRRGSPIKKGDEILGNETKVKVVKNKVSPPFKQAEFDILYGEGTSFEGEIIDLGVKNKLIEKAGAWYSYKGQKIGQGKENVRQWLKENVEAKAELDKAIREISLPKKNQELNEATTPDQLND, encoded by the coding sequence ATGAGTGATAGAACACAAGCGTTAAATGCAGCATTATCGCAGATTGAAAGGCAGTTTGGCAAGGGATCGATCATGCGTATGGGAGATCAACCAAAAGCACGTGATCTTGAAGTAATCTCAACAGGCTCACTTGGGCTTGATGTTGCATTGGGTGTTGGTGGTTTACCAAAGGGCAGAGTTGTTGAAATATATGGTGCAGAATCTTCGGGTAAAACAACGCTAACATTACAAGCTATTGCAGAGTGCCAAAAACAAGGTGGTACAGCAGCATTTATTGATGCAGAGCATGCATTAGATCCTGTTTATGCAGAAGCTTTAGGTGTTAAGGTAGATGATTTAATAGTCTCTCAACCAGATACAGGTGAGCAGGCTTTAGAAATTGTTGATATGTTAGTTCGCTCAGGTGCTTGTGATATTGTGATTATCGATTCAGTTGCAGCATTAACGCCAAAGGCAGAAATTGAAGGTGATATGGGTGACTCACATATGGGTTTACAAGCACGTTTGATGTCACAAGCTTTAAGAAAATTAACAGCAAATATTAAACGTTCAAATACTTTAGTTGTATTTATTAACCAAATTAGGATGAAAATTGGGGTTATGTTTGGTAACCCTGAAACAACAACAGGTGGTAATGCATTGAAGTTTTATGCATCCGTTCGCCTTGAGATTCGTCGTGGTTCACCGATTAAAAAAGGTGATGAAATCTTGGGTAATGAAACCAAAGTAAAAGTCGTTAAAAATAAAGTATCACCACCATTTAAACAAGCAGAGTTTGATATTCTATATGGTGAAGGGACATCATTTGAAGGTGAGATTATTGATTTAGGTGTTAAAAATAAACTCATTGAAAAAGCAGGTGCTTGGTATAGCTATAAGGGTCAGAAAATTGGTCAAGGTAAAGAAAATGTTCGTCAATGGCTTAAAGAAAATGTTGAGGCAAAAGCTGAACTTGATAAAGCCATTCGTGAGATTTCACTACCTAAGAAAAATCAGGAATTAAATGAGGCGACAACACCTGATCAATTGAATGATTAA
- the ruvB gene encoding Holliday junction branch migration DNA helicase RuvB: MIETDRIVSGSEKPDDFLIDRAIRPKTLSEYEGQPKVRQQMDIFIKAARKRSDALDHVLIFGPPGLGKTTLSHIIANEMGVNLRQTSGPVIEKAGDLAAILTNLETNDVLFIDEIHRLSPVVEEVLYPAMEDNQLDIMIGEGPAARSIKIDLPPFTLVGATTRAGLLTSPLRDRFGIVQRLEFYNVEDLTSIVLRSADKLEIQIEKDGAKEIARRSRGTPRIANRLLRRVRDYVEVESNGIITQENADKALVMINVDPVGFDHMDRSYLSILIEKFSGGPVGVDTLSAAIGEEKGTIEDVIEPYLIQQGYLMRTARGRTATIHAYKHFNIPMPKSDS, translated from the coding sequence ATGATAGAAACTGACCGAATTGTATCAGGATCAGAAAAGCCAGATGACTTTTTAATCGACCGAGCGATTCGTCCTAAAACTTTGAGTGAGTATGAAGGCCAACCTAAAGTTCGTCAACAAATGGATATATTCATTAAAGCAGCTAGAAAACGCTCTGATGCATTAGATCATGTATTGATTTTTGGGCCACCAGGGTTAGGTAAAACAACGTTATCTCATATTATTGCCAATGAAATGGGTGTTAACTTGCGTCAAACATCAGGCCCTGTGATTGAAAAAGCTGGTGATTTGGCAGCAATTTTAACCAATTTAGAAACCAATGATGTATTATTTATTGATGAAATTCATCGTTTAAGTCCTGTTGTTGAAGAAGTATTATATCCTGCGATGGAAGATAATCAGTTGGATATTATGATTGGTGAAGGGCCTGCTGCACGTTCGATTAAAATTGATCTACCACCTTTTACATTAGTTGGTGCAACGACAAGAGCAGGACTTTTAACTTCTCCATTAAGAGACCGTTTTGGTATTGTTCAGCGATTAGAGTTTTATAATGTTGAAGATTTAACATCCATTGTTTTACGTTCAGCTGATAAGTTAGAAATACAGATAGAGAAAGATGGTGCCAAAGAAATTGCTAGACGCTCTCGTGGCACACCAAGAATTGCCAATCGCTTATTACGCCGAGTTAGAGATTATGTTGAAGTTGAATCAAATGGCATTATTACCCAAGAGAATGCAGATAAAGCGTTAGTGATGATTAATGTTGATCCAGTTGGCTTTGATCATATGGATCGGAGTTATTTATCAATATTAATTGAAAAATTTAGTGGTGGGCCTGTTGGTGTTGATACCTTATCAGCTGCAATTGGTGAAGAAAAAGGTACCATTGAAGATGTGATTGAACCTTATTTAATACAGCAAGGGTATCTTATGCGTACAGCAAGAGGGCGTACAGCAACCATTCATGCCTATAAACATTTTAATATTCCAATGCCAAAAAGTGATAGTTAG
- the tolB gene encoding Tol-Pal system beta propeller repeat protein TolB, producing the protein MKSMRLSIYLSIFFSILLAYNQSFADISIHIEKGVDRPYPIAIIPFSGNVQSSEVVGILEKDLTNSGRFSLLTEAKMPQKTSNVKDLNLVQWSKTGVEFIVLGQVSQSTDNHYDVSFYLISQLGGRSLIAKAFKNIPQSQLRALAHHISDLIYQGVTGTKGYFSTKLTYVEVLNPYDQKKAVYKLVVSDYDGVNPQVLLKQTGIPIASPTWSPDGKYIAYVSYINGRMAIYRISIVTGKRQLVSNLEGINSAPAFGPDDTLMALALSKGTSYYTNIYLFNLKKHNLEKLTSVGINTSPAFSPDGQSLIFTSNRSGLPQIYQLQIGESYPKRLTFDGVQNMDAHFTPNGKAIVFMHQAQRGGDLNIAKQSLKDGDITVLTGGNVDKSPSISPNGQMVVYTRALTNGKINLAMVSLDGQVHIDLPTTKGNVQSPSWSPYL; encoded by the coding sequence ATGAAATCAATGCGTCTGAGTATTTATCTTAGTATCTTTTTTTCGATTCTATTAGCATATAATCAAAGTTTTGCTGATATTTCAATTCATATTGAAAAGGGAGTCGACCGCCCTTATCCAATTGCAATTATTCCATTTAGTGGTAATGTACAATCATCAGAAGTTGTAGGAATTCTTGAAAAAGATTTAACAAATTCAGGCCGCTTTAGTTTATTAACAGAAGCTAAGATGCCTCAAAAAACATCAAATGTTAAGGATTTAAATTTAGTTCAATGGTCTAAAACAGGTGTTGAGTTTATTGTGTTAGGCCAAGTCAGCCAATCAACAGATAATCACTATGATGTATCTTTCTATTTAATTAGCCAATTAGGTGGACGATCACTAATTGCTAAAGCTTTTAAAAACATTCCCCAATCACAATTACGCGCTTTAGCACATCATATTAGTGATTTAATTTATCAAGGTGTTACGGGAACAAAGGGGTATTTCTCAACAAAATTAACCTATGTTGAAGTATTAAACCCATATGACCAAAAAAAGGCAGTGTATAAACTTGTTGTATCAGATTATGACGGAGTTAACCCTCAAGTATTATTAAAGCAAACAGGTATTCCAATTGCATCACCGACGTGGTCACCTGATGGTAAGTATATTGCTTATGTTAGCTATATTAATGGACGTATGGCAATTTATCGAATTAGTATTGTGACTGGCAAACGTCAATTAGTTTCAAATCTTGAAGGTATCAATAGTGCACCTGCTTTTGGGCCAGATGATACTTTAATGGCTTTAGCTTTATCAAAAGGGACAAGCTATTATACAAATATCTATTTATTTAATCTTAAAAAGCATAATCTTGAAAAATTAACCTCAGTTGGTATCAATACATCGCCTGCCTTTTCACCCGATGGTCAGTCATTAATATTTACGTCCAATCGAAGTGGTTTACCACAAATTTATCAACTTCAAATTGGTGAAAGCTATCCTAAAAGACTAACATTTGATGGCGTACAAAATATGGATGCACATTTCACTCCAAATGGTAAAGCAATTGTTTTTATGCATCAAGCACAAAGAGGAGGTGATTTAAATATTGCTAAACAGAGTTTAAAAGATGGTGATATCACAGTATTAACAGGTGGTAATGTAGATAAATCACCTAGTATATCACCTAATGGACAGATGGTAGTTTATACGCGTGCTTTAACCAATGGAAAGATTAATTTAGCGATGGTATCACTTGATGGGCAGGTACACATAGACTTACCAACAACAAAAGGTAATGTGCAGTCGCCTTCATGGTCGCCATACTTATGA
- the tolQ gene encoding protein TolQ, whose translation MTNNLSIWHLVGSADPVVKFILLVLLVCSIWSWAIIIQRTLLIKQYRKNDRDFEKRFWSGSDMGRLYQNLDKNEGLLQGIVGVFHSGFKEFMKLHKRNGIGADAIIDGINRVMRVTITREADRLENQLSLLATIGSVAPYIGLLGTVWGIMASFTVLGGVEQATLSMVAPHIAEALIATALGLFVAIPAVIAFNRLSRSIDLRVAEFENFQDEFCSIIHREVHTQR comes from the coding sequence GTGACAAATAATCTGTCAATTTGGCATCTGGTAGGTAGTGCAGATCCAGTCGTAAAGTTTATTTTATTGGTATTGTTAGTTTGCTCTATTTGGAGCTGGGCAATTATCATTCAAAGAACTTTATTAATTAAACAATATCGAAAAAATGATCGAGATTTTGAAAAGCGTTTCTGGTCTGGTTCTGATATGGGTAGGCTATATCAAAATTTAGATAAAAATGAAGGCTTACTACAAGGTATTGTTGGTGTATTTCATAGTGGCTTTAAGGAATTTATGAAATTACATAAACGAAATGGTATTGGTGCTGATGCGATTATTGATGGTATTAATCGCGTTATGAGAGTGACAATCACAAGAGAAGCTGATCGACTTGAAAATCAATTATCTTTATTAGCAACGATTGGTTCAGTTGCACCATATATTGGTTTATTAGGTACAGTTTGGGGTATTATGGCGTCATTTACTGTTCTAGGCGGTGTAGAGCAAGCAACACTTTCAATGGTGGCACCGCATATTGCAGAAGCACTTATTGCGACAGCTTTAGGGCTATTTGTTGCGATTCCAGCTGTGATTGCTTTTAATCGATTAAGTCGCTCGATTGATCTTCGTGTTGCTGAGTTTGAGAACTTTCAAGATGAATTTTGCAGCATTATCCATCGTGAGGTTCATACACAACGTTAA
- a CDS encoding regulatory protein RecX: MINKASKLKYAKNYAISLLAKREYATKELKEKLRKYHLDNQEIDSLLIELAEKGFQSDYRFAESFVRFNISQNRGRYRILGELKQKGIGSDLFEEVIDKIKPNWNVLCLNRVGKYINSNETLNDFKLVEKLKRYLVYHGFSFDEINEAIKQMKDKEV; the protein is encoded by the coding sequence ATGATTAATAAAGCATCAAAGCTTAAATATGCTAAAAACTATGCAATATCTTTATTAGCAAAACGAGAGTATGCAACGAAAGAGTTAAAAGAAAAGCTAAGAAAATATCACTTAGATAATCAAGAAATTGATAGCTTATTGATTGAGTTAGCTGAAAAAGGATTTCAAAGTGACTATCGTTTTGCTGAAAGTTTTGTGCGCTTTAATATAAGTCAAAATCGTGGCCGTTATCGCATTTTAGGCGAATTAAAACAAAAAGGTATTGGTTCAGATTTATTTGAAGAGGTAATTGATAAAATTAAGCCTAATTGGAATGTGCTATGCTTAAATCGAGTTGGGAAATATATTAACTCAAATGAAACATTAAATGATTTTAAGCTAGTAGAAAAGTTAAAGCGCTATTTGGTTTATCATGGATTTTCATTTGATGAAATTAATGAGGCGATTAAGCAAATGAAAGATAAAGAAGTTTAA
- a CDS encoding alpha/beta fold hydrolase → MKFKHIKNVHSDTAIVFLHGWCCHYDDFKAQVAFFKNKFPIILPDYTNFILEKVKLGELINFTDCIDQVAECIQSFEYSKLVIIGHSMGGAIALSLALKFQNQLRALFILDTTISSDISKDTKTFLDEITKLEGEQIFLNGMKKLFVCEEYDDLALMDQKIISMSEVWKNAPKIFSDLLYQAILVDKVKQLKILEPDIPIVYLTSIEARHRADIVKKISKKIKVYYLASGHFLMFHAKDKLNQLIDQEVCSIL, encoded by the coding sequence TTGAAATTTAAGCATATAAAAAATGTGCATTCTGACACAGCGATTGTCTTTTTACATGGCTGGTGTTGTCATTATGATGATTTTAAGGCTCAGGTGGCGTTTTTCAAAAATAAGTTTCCAATTATTTTGCCGGATTATACAAACTTTATTTTAGAAAAGGTTAAATTAGGTGAACTCATTAATTTTACAGACTGTATTGATCAAGTAGCAGAATGTATTCAGTCATTTGAGTATTCGAAACTAGTTATCATTGGCCATAGTATGGGGGGTGCAATAGCGCTTTCATTAGCTTTAAAGTTTCAAAACCAATTACGCGCATTATTTATATTAGATACAACCATTTCTTCAGATATATCAAAAGATACAAAAACATTTTTAGATGAAATTACAAAACTTGAAGGTGAACAGATTTTTCTTAATGGTATGAAAAAATTGTTTGTTTGTGAAGAGTATGATGATTTAGCTTTGATGGATCAAAAAATCATATCGATGTCTGAAGTATGGAAAAATGCGCCAAAGATATTTTCTGATTTGCTTTATCAAGCAATTTTAGTAGATAAAGTTAAACAGTTAAAAATACTAGAGCCAGATATACCAATTGTATACTTGACGTCAATTGAAGCAAGACATAGAGCCGATATTGTAAAAAAGATATCTAAAAAAATTAAAGTTTATTATTTAGCATCGGGTCATTTTTTAATGTTTCATGCAAAAGATAAATTAAATCAGCTTATTGATCAAGAAGTATGCAGTATTTTATAA
- a CDS encoding serine/threonine-protein kinase yields the protein MVGLHWKSEEEKAKEWEIAKKYLKAKQFIDGVKLKRSKGIISPNQYRDLQDKLHSIAHSFISVNEQILAMAGKGNILGEGSFGKVKLAENEQGQLFAIKIVYEAYKSEDELEILKDINILRGYATREDKHYIVLDYLGETLDNLSFQDERHRLNVGYQLIHLVCGLNTGKFSNQSKAIFHNDIKPENIVIDEKGIVRLIDFGSASKEKSITLRQGTPYYQAPEVEKVGYSLKTDTYSLGLTLQTFLPKNSKLMHTAELMTAKDPQQRPDKEAVIFDFLTEMYPKVDELSAQLNAFGFKLSAHQARAISVLLESSTPDLNLTIAANIEAIKNNGVLLEALNCAYDYLNSGQFYFNSGHGDHGRGQTYIFVQNLMSIKDKNMNNIRNEMSNWVKGYGIFARASGEDEYSRLGCAKRASFCQGDNEMDLFFKHDQKTQDKDKDSGCIIS from the coding sequence ATGGTTGGGTTGCATTGGAAGTCAGAAGAAGAAAAAGCAAAAGAATGGGAAATTGCAAAAAAATATCTTAAAGCTAAACAATTTATAGATGGTGTAAAACTTAAACGTTCAAAGGGCATAATATCGCCTAATCAATATAGGGATTTACAAGATAAACTTCATTCTATAGCGCATTCTTTTATTTCTGTAAATGAGCAAATCTTAGCAATGGCAGGTAAAGGTAATATTTTAGGAGAAGGCTCATTTGGAAAAGTAAAGCTAGCTGAAAATGAACAAGGTCAGCTATTTGCTATAAAAATAGTCTATGAAGCATATAAATCTGAAGATGAACTAGAAATTTTAAAAGATATTAATATACTAAGAGGGTATGCAACAAGGGAAGATAAACATTATATTGTTTTAGACTATTTAGGTGAGACATTAGATAATCTTTCGTTTCAAGATGAAAGACACAGGTTGAATGTGGGTTATCAATTAATTCATTTAGTATGTGGTTTAAATACAGGTAAGTTTTCAAATCAAAGCAAAGCAATATTTCATAATGATATTAAACCTGAAAACATTGTTATAGATGAGAAGGGAATTGTACGCTTAATAGATTTTGGTTCAGCATCGAAAGAAAAATCAATTACACTAAGACAAGGGACGCCATATTATCAGGCACCAGAAGTAGAAAAAGTTGGATATAGTTTAAAAACAGATACTTATTCATTAGGATTAACATTACAAACATTTTTGCCCAAAAACTCAAAATTAATGCATACAGCAGAGTTAATGACAGCAAAAGATCCTCAACAGAGACCTGATAAAGAAGCTGTGATATTTGATTTTTTAACCGAAATGTATCCTAAGGTTGATGAACTATCTGCACAACTTAATGCTTTTGGTTTTAAGCTAAGTGCTCATCAAGCAAGAGCCATATCTGTTTTATTAGAAAGTTCAACGCCAGATCTAAATTTAACTATTGCAGCAAATATTGAAGCTATTAAAAATAATGGTGTTTTGTTAGAAGCTTTAAACTGTGCTTATGACTATCTGAATTCTGGGCAGTTTTACTTTAATAGTGGTCATGGTGATCATGGTAGAGGGCAAACTTATATTTTTGTACAGAATTTGATGAGTATTAAAGATAAAAATATGAATAATATAAGAAATGAAATGTCTAACTGGGTTAAAGGTTATGGCATATTTGCTCGTGCTTCAGGTGAAGATGAATATTCAAGATTAGGTTGTGCAAAAAGAGCTTCGTTTTGTCAAGGTGATAATGAGATGGATTTATTTTTTAAGCATGATCAAAAAACACAGGACAAAGATAAGGATAGTGGCTGTATCATTTCATAG
- the tolR gene encoding protein TolR produces MAYMKRHRTKRKVSADINVVPYIDVMLVLLVIFMITTPMLTQGVKVDLPQATAKKIPPKSEKPMIITVNNKGQYFLNIADQPKLPLTSQSLLLRVKTELNKDHSRQVFVRGDKNANYGEVVSAMVLLQKAGAPSVGLMTDDDA; encoded by the coding sequence ATGGCTTATATGAAACGTCATAGAACAAAGCGTAAGGTATCTGCTGATATTAATGTTGTACCTTATATTGATGTGATGCTTGTTTTATTAGTTATTTTTATGATTACAACACCGATGTTAACACAAGGTGTTAAGGTTGATTTGCCACAAGCAACGGCTAAAAAGATTCCACCAAAATCTGAAAAACCAATGATAATTACAGTCAATAATAAGGGGCAGTATTTTTTAAATATTGCAGATCAGCCTAAATTACCTTTAACATCACAGTCATTATTACTTAGAGTCAAAACGGAATTAAATAAAGATCATTCACGTCAAGTATTTGTCCGTGGTGATAAAAATGCTAATTATGGAGAAGTAGTTTCAGCAATGGTATTACTTCAAAAAGCAGGCGCACCCAGTGTTGGGTTAATGACGGATGATGATGCATAA